In the Sebastes fasciatus isolate fSebFas1 chromosome 12, fSebFas1.pri, whole genome shotgun sequence genome, tttagaattttctcaaaatgtgtttcttttagTTTTTAAGGAAGATAAAGGGATCTGAAACAAGTTAACTGAACCGTAAATGTAAGAATTACAATATCACATATTGTGTTTAATGGATGTTTAAGAAATCGACTGCAGTGTTTCTTAGATTCCAACTAAGAGACAATAAAAAGTCAACCAGAAAAAAACGATTTTCCCTCACTGTCCTGATACTGTGTGTGTAGCTGGCCATGACAATGAACTAGAGTGTTGGTGGATCGGATATGCAAACATTAAAAAAGCCTCTGCTTTATCCCATAATGGACAATGTGACAACGAATGTTAAATTAGATAAGAAATAAATAGCATTTAAAATGCTCAATCTTGCATTATCTTTATTGTTGGGGTATATTGTGCATGTAACAACtagatttatatattatttaacatAGAACAGAAAAtgctaaatataataaataatatagcaGTGATGAGAACATAATGTATATGGATTGTAAACTAACAAATCTGTTGTTTTGGCATCTCACAGGTTTTAGTAAAAAGGTTTTTAATGGCAGGCAGCGTATCATTTAACACGAAAAAAAGTGAATGAAGCTCTGGTAATGTGAATTTAAACGGTGCGTGATTTAGACTGAGGAAGACTTTTCTTAAACTTTGATCTATCTTGTCTCAACAAATTCGAGGAGAATCACGAACCAGAGAAAATGATATTGACATTGATCTCGTAATTCACCAGGAGGTTTATGGTTTTATTGCCATCCATTCTCTGACTAGAAACAATCTGTTTGTTTACAAATGCAGTTCTTTAATTTGTTTGTCAGAGTCGACTGTATTTTAATCACAGGTCTAAGTGCTGTTGTCGGTTTTTAAATTGGGACTAATCACACTACTTAAATATCCACCTTGACCATATGGTGCAAGGATGGTGCCCAATCCCACCATggattaccacacacacacatacagaaacacgCAAGCCCATTTATCTCTGGCTAAGGTAGCACAACAACTGTTTGCAATTAGGTTAATTGAGTGACCTGTGGGTGGTAATAAACTTAGGGCTAAACTGTGTTGATTGGGTGTGACACGGTTCTGTACCGCCACCATCTGTCTCTCCGTTAAGCCCCGTAGATCACAACAGGACCCGCAGAGACGGAACATGCTTTAGTTCATTCAAAGGTTGTTtcttcattataataataataagaaaattaTTACAAAGATGAttctcaattaaaaaaaacaaggaattaTTATTCTGCAGTTTCTATGGCTAAATAATTAATTTCTAAATTGGCTTTTGAGGAGATCTTTATGAAGGCAGATAGGTCATATAACGGCCTATATTTGTATCtatgttttcactctgtttcATTATTGATAAAGAACAGTGAAAGATGTATGAACtatcaacacacacatattgtggAGGCTGGTCGCTGGGAGCAACAGGTGGTCAGTGAGGTTTAGCTGCCACATCACGTGTGTGCCATTTCCAAATGCCGACCCTGTATAATGAGGGACATGTCGCAGTGCTCAGAGGGGTCAGCGAGCCTTTATGATACTGACATAAGGGAATATAATAGAGCCACATGGACACATTCATGTTTAGGGGTCATTCTGGGATCCAGATTTTAAACAATATACTGCTTTTAATTACCATCCTCCAGGTCAAATACTTTAATAACCACCAAATTCAACTCatgaatttatatttttaaacaaaatattgAATGGGTATCTGCAGCCCTCCTTTTAGGCTTACAGGAAGTCAAAACGATCAAGTTCACACTAAAGGTACCGACAAAAGTCTGGTCGTCTGGTCCAGCCAGGATGTCGCGCTTCTGATTTGGACTAATCCTCGTCTGGACAGCCTCTGGTTGTTTTGGCACATGCCATGTAAGGTTACTGGCCAGACAGACTGCAGCTAACTGTGAGTCCAGAGACGTCACGCTGAGGTGTTCACCCACAATCACATCCTGCTGAGAGCTGACAACCTTTTATATATGTCAGCCTGGTCTAAAAGTGTCTCTTCTTAATGTCATTTTGGTTTAAGGACATTGACTCTAActacaacagcaaaaacacacatttttaactCATGTCTGTTAACTTGTAGATACAACTATAGGGCACTGGGACAAAAATATCAGATAAATGAAAACCTAATGCGATCCAGAACAACACAAACTGCAGCCTGGTAGTCAGGAATAGAGCTGAATCAACACTTCTCTGACAGAAATTCAATAAAAAGCTGCCTAATTATTGTCTTAAgtgattgtgttattgtgtccacCCTGTGTTGATGCTACTAAAAGTCCTTTATCTAAAAtctgatgttttgttttacaggttTATTCCATTCTTCactgacggagagagagagagactcaacTGTGATTTCTATCTGTTCCTCACATATGAGTGGATACTTTGTGGATGGAGATCTCTGTTATCGTGCTCCCTGATGTCTCCTTTCCAACAACAAAGAAGTCAACGCAACCTTCACTTTAACCGGCATCTCACATTTTGAAGCGAAGCCAAACTCCTTAGTCTTACTGGCTGAACTGTGGATGGAGATTATGAGAAACTCCCAGTCGCTACACCTGTTCCTGGTtccctttgtgttttctttactttcactcctcctctgccCTGCATCTGGCAGCTCGGGGTCTGACTATGACTACGGAGGCCACCCACGCTTTTTTTGCACCCCTATTCCCGTGGATGCAGACCCCGCATGCTTCCCTACAGGGGGTCCGAGCGTAGGGAAGGCAGGACCCGGTGGACCAGGTCATCAAAGTGCACCTCCTGCTGGCTGGTGGGGGGCGAGCGATGAGGCCAAAGccaccatcctccacctcaggGAGAGCCTTGTCCAGCAGAAAGAGACCATCCTGGACCAGAGGGAGACCATTAGGGAGCTGACGGCCAAGCTCACCCTGTGCGAGGGCCTCGGACGGGGCGCCACGCCGCACGACGAGCACCACGGCACGGCCTCGCATCCCCATCACTCGGCAGGGGTGGACGGTCATCACACTTACACTGACAACGGGCACTATGGCAACCAGCAGGGTCACCATGGAGACCTCATACCAGACTCACCGCACCACCCCTCCGTGGGGGGGCAACGAGCTGATGGGGGCCACGGCAGCAACCACCATGGGAAGGATAAACATGTGACACCAGGGGACATCACATCATCGCCAGAGCAGACGGAGAGGATGCTGCAGGCGCTGAAGGAGAGGCTGGACAACCTGCAGGTGAGCAGCAACGGGAGGACAACTTTTGTGCATTAAAATAGATATAACACAGTTAATAAATAGGACAGAGGAAGTAGAGGGAGGCTTGTGATGTACAGCGTGTCCTCAGATGGCTTGTCCTTGTTTGGACACATTATTGCTGTCGTCACCGGATTGTTCAGCAGAATAATCAAATCCCAAAGTAGTACGCCCACTAAGTACTTTAGACAAGGGAACAATGAATTACTTAATTGCATAAAGCCACTCACCACATTGGCAAGAGAGTCACTCTGGTGTCCGTCAGAGCAGCAACAGGCTCAGAAGTGGACGTCACTGATGTAAGATACTCTACAGTGGATTGACTGGGCACATTTGAGTTCAGGTGTTTTCTCTTTAGTTACTCACCGTTTTAACTCTCTTGGTACATTTATCTGTCCTTTCCTGCTGGCTGTCCTCCCTGGGTCGGGATCACAGATAGATGTCAGGAGCTGTGGAGTGTGTAGGGAGGATGGGGGCGGGGGTGGCACGGGTCTAACATCCGCAGTAATTATCGTGATCTCCCTTGACAGACTGGTAATCAGGCCATTCACTACCACAAAGCCTGGATTACctgagaggaagagaagcaGACGTAGATACATGAATACCTGACTATCTCATTTGACATTAAAAGATTATTAGCGAATGTAAGTAGCTGGCAAAGAAGTGTAAAAGTCACACAAGTGCTCTCTTACAGATGACAGACAAACACATGCTCCCATGATTCCTTGAGACAAAGCACCACTGATGCCTTCGTCCTCTCTGTTGTAAATATGAAGCTCAGGGATTTAAGTGACAGGAAATGCTCGTTGTTATCAGGACTTCAGCCGTGTGTTCTTCACTTCCCTCAGCAGAAGAGGAACACATCCATCACCTACTCCAGCTCTCTGAAAGAGCTGCTTCAGAGGAAGATCAGCGCTCTGGAGCAGCAGCTGCACCATCGCACCTCTGCCCTCAGCGGCCCGGACCACCACGTTGGCCACCACGATGACCACAGCAGACACAGAGACGATGGCGATCATCACGATGACGATCACGACGACGACGATCACCATGACGACGATCGCCACGGCGGCGATCACCACAATGACAATCACCACGATGACGATCACCACCACGACAGACACCCAAATGACCACAACGACGACCACAACGATGGCGGTCACAGCGGCCATAGCGACCATCACGATGACAGCCACAATGATGACCATCATGATGTGGACAGTGACCATGACGACCACGATGACAGGCAccccgatgatgatgatgatgatgatgatgatcatcaTGACCACCACCGCCCTAGTAATGAAGCAGACAGTCACCTTTCGCACACAGGATACAGAGAACCAGGGCCACAGACTGGTTACCACGCTAATAAACTGGAAACAATACTCAGCCAGCTGCACCTCTCAGGTAACCAAACTTTATAACATGCAGTCACTCCTAACAGCCAATAACTCAAGTTCCTATTAATGAAGCATCATTTGGTAAAAGTGAGCGGGAACTTTCAGTATGTGGAAGGAACCTGCAAACCAGCTGCACAACTTGTACAACGTTGTCTTTTGTTTGGGACATTAGCACATTtctctggagaaaaaaaagctttttatgTGATTTTCCCCTCAATTTTCATGAGCAAGTCTCTATTCTAGATCatcaatatgtgtttttttctgtcattatcTTATCTGGAAACAGCCGTTGACAAAACGATCTGATGATCAAAAGTCCCAGAACAGTTACTAAATGGATGTTTGAGAtctcttgattttttttttgtccactgCTGTTTCCAAGTCAAGAGTTAACttctaatttaattttttaagccAACATGAATATGATGAGTTTAAAGGTGCttttgataacattcagccacttgaTGTTGCATtttccctcccccgttccattgcatttagttcacaacaagtcgttgccaggcatttaccgtcaatctcagcaatttatccgtttttttacACACTAACTGACAACCCTGAGATACCACCTGATACCAACGTCATTTTACTATTGtgtcacaagccttgttagaagtgggaaccaaatattggatatcttccacagataaACAAAAcgttcattttggacccgcggAAACTTTTAaattgattaattcacaatcagaatTATTTTcagaaaagccatacttttattcggcacctttctaaaagctcggtgcatgtgttttttttaaatatccgtctacataaaaatgttatcaatttaAACTGCACAGAAAAATGTTACTTCTAAAACACAATTTCATGACGACTGGGCGAACTCATTCTGCTGAGGAATGGACCTGAAGGTGAGATTGTTTAGTCATGGTATGATGTCATTTCTCTTCACAAACAGGTTCCAGCAGGAGAAAGTCTAAGAGTCCCGATGCCTTCCAGATCAGCTTCCCCATGAGGACCAACTACATGTATGGGCGGCTGAAGAGCACGCTGATGCAGGAGATCTTCGCTCTGACTTTGTGTCTTTGGATCAAGGCGGGTACCGGGCCCGGCCTGGGGACGCCCTTTTCTTACTCGGCGCCCGGACAGTCCAATGAACTGGTGCTCATCGAGTGGGGGAACAACCCCATGGAGCTGCTGATCGATGACAAGGTGAGGGAGGATAAATAGAAACCCTGCAGCACTGTGAGTTGAGCTCAGTATGTGGTTACACTGTTAAATACCCTCAAGACCAATTTTTTTCAATCAGTCTGATTGATTGGTTGTTTGTCTATCAGATCAGATCAAATTAACCCACACAGTCCTCCAGAAGCAGATTAGCTGAGTTTATAAGTGTTAAACTCTATTTCAAAATacctttaaatattatttattacctCTGATCGTGAtgcatttaataatgaatatctTATGATATAGAGAAATACTTTAAAATGACACACGTAATGCTGAGCTCCAAGATTTACCTGCTGTCAAAATCGCTTCAAAGCATCTTAAAAGGTATGAATTTACAGGAGGATACAGTGGACAGCAATAGGACAGAGCCTGTTGAGATCCCTGTTGAAGTGTCCTTAAGCCAGACACTGCACATTTATTTTCCCTCAGGTTGagattcagaaaatgtgtttaagaGATTCATTCCGGCTTATACCTTTTAGTTAATGAGTTGAATAGGGAACAGCAGATCTCACAGAGATATTTGCGCTGTTTAATAAACTACATTCTTCTGTACTTCTGTACgtatttgttattattaccCCAGAATGTATTTATATCAGTGTCTCACCATCTCCACTCTCCCGTGCCCAGGCTGTGACGCTCCCGCTGTCTCTGGCTGATGAGAAGTGGCACCACATCTGTGTAACTTGGTCAACGAGGGATGGACAGTGGGAGGCTTACCAGGACGGAGTGCAGAGGGGGTCCGGGATCAATCTGTCCCCCTGGCATCCTATCAAACCTGGAGGGGTTTTCATCATGGGACAGGAACAGGTAAAGACAAAGAGATTCATTCTCTGCAGATGCACATTGAATGCAG is a window encoding:
- the LOC141778248 gene encoding uncharacterized protein LOC141778248; translated protein: MEIMRNSQSLHLFLVPFVFSLLSLLLCPASGSSGSDYDYGGHPRFFCTPIPVDADPACFPTGGPSVGKAGPGGPGHQSAPPAGWWGASDEAKATILHLRESLVQQKETILDQRETIRELTAKLTLCEGLGRGATPHDEHHGTASHPHHSAGVDGHHTYTDNGHYGNQQGHHGDLIPDSPHHPSVGGQRADGGHGSNHHGKDKHVTPGDITSSPEQTERMLQALKERLDNLQKRNTSITYSSSLKELLQRKISALEQQLHHRTSALSGPDHHVGHHDDHSRHRDDGDHHDDDHDDDDHHDDDRHGGDHHNDNHHDDDHHHDRHPNDHNDDHNDGGHSGHSDHHDDSHNDDHHDVDSDHDDHDDRHPDDDDDDDDDHHDHHRPSNEADSHLSHTGYREPGPQTGYHANKLETILSQLHLSGSSRRKSKSPDAFQISFPMRTNYMYGRLKSTLMQEIFALTLCLWIKAGTGPGLGTPFSYSAPGQSNELVLIEWGNNPMELLIDDKAVTLPLSLADEKWHHICVTWSTRDGQWEAYQDGVQRGSGINLSPWHPIKPGGVFIMGQEQDTLGGRFDATQSFVGEISDVHMWSHVLTASDIYTLASCGSHLRGDVIAWSETEVELHGGVAKYPFDPCH